From a single Acidobacteriota bacterium genomic region:
- a CDS encoding DUF4342 domain-containing protein, translating into MARKRVRREEFSVSGDELLGRVKDLIHSGNIRRITIKNAEGETLIEVPLTLGVVGAVLLPVWAALGALAALVARLRIVVERIEDPGEAGRPPESDPAAL; encoded by the coding sequence ATGGCCAGGAAAAGGGTCCGAAGGGAGGAGTTTTCGGTGAGCGGCGACGAACTGCTCGGCCGCGTCAAGGACCTCATCCACAGCGGCAACATTCGCCGGATCACGATCAAGAACGCGGAGGGGGAGACCCTCATCGAGGTCCCCCTGACCCTCGGCGTGGTGGGGGCGGTCCTCCTCCCGGTGTGGGCCGCCCTGGGCGCCCTCGCCGCCCTGGTGGCGCGGCTGCGGATCGTCGTCGAGCGAATCGAGGACCCGGGGGAGGCCGGGCGGCCCCCCGAATCCGATCCGGCGGCCCTTTAG
- a CDS encoding proline iminopeptidase-family hydrolase produces MARMTRRTFLESGAAALAGAALSRSAIPAEEARLPGASDIFRRLTFPEGLPVPGPEVAIRTAGVRRVPVAGGTHRVWTRRVGSGRTPVLILHGGPGGTHESLECLGDFLPAEGCTLYFYDQLGCGNSDRPGDDSLWTVNRYAEEVEEVRAALGLADFVLYGHSFGGMLAIEYALAHPRHLKALVLSNVTASVASHVQHMNRLRAELPEKVRAVLERCEREGLTQAPEYRDALMGMVYPRHLCRLAPWPEPLERSFRNQNTRIHDLLCGPSGLAVTGRIKGWDRWSDLHRIVAPTLLLVGYYDTVNPADIRRMVRLLPNGRAAVCTSGSHFSLWDDQEAYFRHLTRFLRQVRDGSFAPEPRRVPDYE; encoded by the coding sequence ATGGCACGTATGACGCGCAGGACGTTCCTCGAGTCGGGCGCCGCGGCCCTTGCGGGGGCCGCCCTCTCCCGCTCCGCGATCCCGGCGGAGGAGGCGCGGCTTCCCGGCGCCTCCGACATCTTCCGCCGCCTCACCTTTCCGGAAGGTCTTCCCGTCCCGGGACCGGAAGTGGCCATCCGAACGGCGGGAGTCCGGCGGGTTCCGGTGGCGGGGGGAACCCATCGGGTCTGGACCCGGCGGGTGGGCTCGGGCCGCACGCCCGTGCTCATCCTCCACGGGGGACCGGGAGGGACCCACGAATCCCTCGAATGCCTCGGGGATTTTCTTCCGGCGGAAGGGTGCACGCTGTACTTTTACGACCAGCTCGGGTGCGGGAACTCGGACAGGCCCGGAGACGACTCCTTGTGGACCGTGAACCGGTACGCCGAGGAGGTCGAGGAGGTGCGGGCCGCCCTGGGGCTGGCGGACTTTGTTCTTTACGGCCATTCCTTCGGCGGCATGCTCGCCATCGAGTACGCCCTCGCCCATCCCAGGCACCTGAAGGCCCTGGTCCTGTCCAACGTGACGGCGAGCGTCGCCTCCCACGTCCAGCACATGAATCGTCTCCGGGCCGAACTGCCCGAGAAGGTCCGCGCCGTACTCGAGCGGTGCGAGCGGGAAGGGCTCACGCAGGCCCCCGAATACCGGGACGCCTTGATGGGGATGGTGTACCCGCGCCACCTGTGCCGGCTCGCTCCATGGCCCGAGCCGCTGGAGCGGTCCTTTCGAAACCAGAACACCCGCATTCACGACCTCTTGTGCGGTCCGAGCGGGCTCGCCGTCACCGGAAGGATCAAGGGCTGGGATCGTTGGTCCGACCTGCACCGAATCGTTGCGCCCACGCTCCTTCTCGTCGGCTACTACGACACCGTCAACCCGGCCGACATCCGCCGGATGGTGCGCCTCCTGCCCAACGGCCGGGCGGCCGTTTGCACCAGCGGAAGCCACTTTTCGCTCTGGGACGACCAAGAGGCCTACTTCCGACACCTCACCCGCTTTCTCCGGCAGGTCCGGGACGGGAGCTTCGCACCGGAGCCCCGCAGGGTGCCCGACTACGAGTGA